The proteins below come from a single Drosophila busckii strain San Diego stock center, stock number 13000-0081.31 chromosome X, ASM1175060v1, whole genome shotgun sequence genomic window:
- the LOC108604969 gene encoding AF4/FMR2 family member 4, with translation MRIKMPAVRIAQDSDSTENDAVAAQDILTCGACQKAFALSDIVRFIQHKVVQCNKENYGQCTTQAPSMDRDADEGRPLSLVNRRPSISAPITCRKSAPAAAGPAARPTTQTQAAAAVANSAASGSRIHTPPPSPADLLADGASSTPKRLVDENDNTTPKADSEVLTSDSTTPLERHSPRIECELDDDKPKVKQEPYTDDEPMPQRQQHQQQQQQREEEEEQMPLARVGDGSGVGVDEPLAKRPKMELVDAEANTVHTEPSNYTCSTCKTRYSSAWRLIQHVQHSHGVKIYVESSGLTVATPAAINAAAVAASSSSHNNSSSNNSNSNSSNLSSPQRSLSPQVGVPLPLQALMAQAKRSSSNQTTTAATVNTSNCSSNSNNNNSSSNASSPSQQQQQQQQRAQQQQQQLQPQQQQQQLRHHALLAPPEALHANPFQLLRMPLPPALAPGNVVPNVSPLFARHTPADHFRMEQLVSEQFRQHGFNLAAAAAAAAQAQFSQQQQQQHSPTVGVAVNVPSVAEARSPNSSSSSSSQRLTPAAAAAATQQQPQQQPTPAAAALSPAAALEPQQMDFYSQRLRQLAGTTSPGAGNIVNSSSPSPRQKQSPRFASPTHSSSSQHSQQPAQQQQQQQPIAAAALTRPHSLTPPERENGQQLTPRAASTPPSKAPATAAAAAAATVCTLQEEAAQLSCSYCDKKFRYEHNLIIHQRTHTGEKPYKCTACDFECSHIQKLMKHMRVHRSPAQEQDLGSNADSLETNEDNGDDSEVEEDEELEAEGEGEEDEEDEDDCEDVDYEAEDLSVNNRIDGKSQSPKTQGSSSGATSLVGELMDKFGLSNIAQYSEAYKQALQESGRKEAAAVAAAAAAAAHVDNNNRAANGLPVAALRLRDEFAKNCNMFQAQAAAHAAQQQQQQQQEVPGAGAAGQVPLFNPFPNPFELSKRIKMDGGDWWSMSSALHRNEALFENLKLKPLGLGGANSLLQGPLLKKESRQRNDTCEFCGKVFKNCSNLTVHRRSHTGEKPYKCELCSYACAQSSKLTRHMKTHGRTGKDVYRCRFCDMPFSVPSTLEKHMRKCVVNQGKAAAAAANAANAVAAAQAAAAAQQQLQQAAAQQQQQQQTSPSCALGVGVGYPPQFVGGHNLSLAGSVSGDNDSNASSSLPAHSITLKEEA, from the exons ATTCCGACTCGACAGAGAACGATGCGGTCGCCGCTCAGGACATTCTCACCTGCGGCGCCTGCCAAAAGGCGTTCGCACTCTCGGACATTGTCCGCTTCATCCAGCACAAGGTGGTGCAGTGCAACAAGGAGAACTACGGCCAGTGCACCACCCAGGCGCCCAGCATGGATCGCGACGCCGATGAGGGCAGACCCCTGAGTCTGGTGAATCGCCGGCCATCGATATCGGCGCCCATCACATGCCGCAAATCGGCGCCCGCCGCCGCCGGTCCAGCGGCCCGCCCcaccacacaaacacaag ccgccgccgcagttGCCAACAGCGCCGCCAGCGGCTCTCGCATCCACACACCGCCACCCAGTCCCGCCGACCTGCTGGCCGACGGCGCCAGCAGCACGCCCAAGCGCCTGGTAGACG AAAACGACAATACAACACCCAAGGCCGATAGCGAGGTGCTGACCAGCGACTCGACGACTCCGCTGGAGCGTCACAGTCCGCGCATTGAGTGCGAACTGGATGATGATAAGCCCAAAGTGAAGCAGGAGCCGTACACAGATGATGAGCCCATGccacaaaggcagcagcatcagcagcagcagcagcagcgcgaagaagaagaagagcaaatGCCGCTGGCTAGAGTGGGAGACGGcagcggcgtcggcgtcgaTGAGCCGCTGGCCAAGCGACCCAAAATGGAGCTGGTCGATGCTGAGGCCAACACGGTGCATACAG AACCCAGCAACTACACCTGTTCCACCTGCAAGACGCGCTACAGTTCGGCATGGCGCCTCATTCAGCATGTGCAGCACTCACATGGCGTCAAGATCTACGTGGAGTCCAGCGGACTGACTGTGGCCACGCCAGCAGCCATAAATgcggcagcagttgctgccagcagcagcagccacaacaacagcagcagcaacaacagcaacagcaacagtagcaattTGAGCAGTCCGCAGCGCAGTCTAAGCCCACAAGTGGGcgtgccgctgccgctgcaagcGCTGATGGCGCAAGctaaacgcagcagcagcaaccaaacgacaacagcagcaacagttaatacaagcaactgcagcagcaacagcaacaacaacaacagcagcagcaatgcaagctcgcccagccagcagcagcagcagcagcagcaacgtgcacagcagcaacagcaacaattgcagccacagcagcagcagcagcagctgcgtcatcatgcgctgctggcgccacCAGAAGCGCTGCATGCAAATCCgtttcagctgctgcgcatgccgctgccgccggcGCTGGCGCCAGGCAATGTAGTTCCTAATGTCTCGCCGCTGTTTGCGCGTCACACGCCCGCCGATCATTTTCGCATGGAGCAGCTGGTGAGCGAGCAGTTTCGTCAGCATGGCTtcaatttggcagcagcagcagcagccgccgctcAAGCGCAGttcagtcagcagcagcagcagcaacactcgcccacagtgggcgtggcagtaaATGTTCCTAGTGTAGCCGAAGCGCGTtcgcccaacagcagcagcagcagcagcagccagcgtttgacaccagcagcagcagcagcagcaaca caacagcagccacaacagcagccaacgccagcagcagcagcgctgagtcCTGCAGCTGCGCTAGAGCCACAGCAGATGGATTTTTACTCGCAGCGATTGCGTCAGCTTGCGGGCACAACAAGCCCTGGAGCTGGCAACATTGTTAACTCGAGCTCGCCGAGTCCACGACAAAAGCAATCGCCGCGCTTTGCGAGCCccacgcacagcagcagcagccaacacagtcagcagccagcacagcagcagcagcagcagcagccaattgcagctgcagcgttgACGCGCCCACACTCGTTGACGCCGCCGGAGCGTGAAAATGGGCAGCAGTTGACGCCACGCGCGGCCAGCACGCCGCCAAGCaaagcgccagcaacagcagcagcagcagcagcagcaacagtttgcaCGCTGCAGGAGGaggcagcgcagctgagctgcagctaCTGCGACAAAAAGTTTCGCTATGAGCACAATCTGATTATTCATCAGCGCACGCACACGGGCGAGAAGCCGTACAAATGCACGGCGTGCGACTTTGAGTGCTCGCACATACAGAAGCTCATGAAGCACATGCGCGTGCATCGCAGTCCGGCGCAGGAGCAGGATCTGGGCAGCAATGCGGACTCGCTGGAGACGAACGAGGACAATGGCGATGACAGCGAAGTGGAGGAGGATGAGGAGCTGGAGGCCGAGGGCGAGGGCGAGGAGGATGAGGAGGACGAGGACGACTGCGAGGATGTGGACTACGAGGCGGAAGATTTGAGCGTCAACAATCGCATCGatggcaaaagccaaagccccaAGACGCAGGGCAGCAGCTCGGGCGCCACCTCGCTGGTGGGTGAGCTGATGGACAAGTTTGGCCTGTCCAACATTGCGCAGTACAGTGAAGCCTACAAGCAGGCGCTGCAGGAGTCCGGACGCAAGGAggcggcagctgttgctgctgctgccgccgccgctgcgcatgttgacaacaacaatcgcgCTGCCAATGGGCTGCCAGTGGCAGCGCTGCGACTGCGCGATGAGTTTGCTAAAAATTGCAACATGTTTCAAGCGCAGGCAGCGGCGcatgcagcgcagcagcagcagcagcagcagcaggaggtGCCTGGCGCAGGCGCTGCCGGCCAAGTGCCGCTCTTCAATCCATTTCCCAATCCCTTTGAGCTGAGCAAGCGCATCAAAATGGACGGCGGCGACTGGTGGAGCATGTCCAGCGCTCTGCATCGCAACGAGGCGCTGTTTGAGAATCTCAAGCTGAAGCCGCTGGGCCTGGGCGGCGCCAACTCGCTGCTGCAGGGACCGCTGCTCAAGAAGGAGTCGCGCCAGCGCAACGACACCTGCGAGTTCTGCGGCAAGGTGTTCAAGAACTGCTCCAATTTAACGGTGCATCGACGCAGCCACACCGGGGAGAAGCCCTACAAGTGCGAGCTCTGCAGCTACGCCTGCGCCCAGTCCAGCAAGCTGACGCGCCACATGAAGACGCACGGACGCACCGGCAAGGACGTCTACCGCTGTCGCTTCTGCGACATGCCGTTCAGCGTGCCCTCGACGCTGGAGAAGCACATGCGCAAGTGCGTCGTCAATCAGGGCAAGgccgcagcagcggctgccaATGCAGCGAATGCGGTGGCcgcagcgcaggcagcagcagcagcacagcagcaactgcaacaagcagcagctcaacagcagcagcaacaacagactTCGCCCAGCTGCGCTttgggcgtgggcgttggTTATCCGCCGCAGTTTGTGGGCGGCCACAATTTGTCGCTGGCTGGCAGCGTTAGTGGCGATAATGATTCCAATGCTTCGTCCAGTTTGCCAGCGCATTCGATAACGCTCAAGGAGGAGGCATGA